GGACGAGATCGGGTCCGGTCTGGCGGTGTTCCACCCCAAGGGCGGCACGATGCGCCGGGTGATGGAGGACTACTCCCGTCGCCGGCACGAGGAGGCCGGCTACGAGTTCGTGAACACCCCGCACATCACCAAGTCCAACCTGTTCGAGACCTCGGGTCACCTGCAGTGGTACGCCGACGGCATGTACCCGCCGATGCAGATGGAGGGCGCGGACTACTACCTCAAGCCGATGAACTGCCCGTTCCACAACCTGATCTTCCGCAGCCGTGGTCGGTCCTATCGCGAGCTTCCGTTGCGATTGTTCGAGTTCGGCACCGTGTACCGGTTCGAGAAGTCCGGGGTGGTCCACGGCCTGACCCGGGTGCGCGGGATGACCCAGGACGACGCGCACATCTACTGCACCCGCGAGCAGATGCGGGACGAACTCGCCTCGCTGCTGCGCTTCGTGCTGGACCTGCTGCGCGACTACGGGCTCAACGACTTCTACCTGGAGCTGTCCACCAAGGATCCGGAGAAGTGCGTCGGCACCGACGAGGACTGGGCCGAGGCCACCGAGACGTTGCGCGAGGTGGCCACCGCCGAGGGCCTGGACCTGGTGATGGACCCCGGTGGCGCGGCGTTCTACGGGCCGAAGATCTCCGTGCAGGCCCGCGATGCGATCGGGCGCACCTGGCAGATGTCCACCATCCAACTGGACTTCAACCTGCCCAAGCTCTTCGAGTTGGAGTTCCAGGCCGCGGACGGCTCCCGGCAGCAGCCGATCATGATCCACCGGGCGTTGTTCGGCTCGGTGGAACGGTTCTTCGCGGTGCTGGTCGAGCACTACGCGGGCGCGTTCCCGCCGTGGCTGGCCCCGGTGCAGGTGGTCGGCATCCCGATCGCCGATGCGCACATCGAGTACCTGCAGGAGGTCGCCGCACAGTTGCGGGCGCATGGCATCCGGGTCGAGGTGGACACCGCCGACGACCGTATGCAGAAGAAGATTCGCAACGCACAAAAGCAAAAGGTCCCGTTCATGCTGCTGGCCGGCGACGAGGACGTGGCGGTGGGCGCGGTCTCCTTCCGCTATCGCAACGGGGAGCAGCGCAACGGCGTGCCGATCGCGCGGGCCGTGGAGGAAATCGTCGC
The DNA window shown above is from Sporichthyaceae bacterium and carries:
- the thrS gene encoding threonine--tRNA ligase, coding for MTELTITVDGALRSVADGATAGELFVEDRAVIAARVDGELRDLAHVLADGAVVEGVRNDSPQGLAIVRHSCAHVLAQAVQELFPDARLGIGPPIENGFYYDFDVATPFTPDDLGRIEKRMQQIVKERQTFSRREVSDDEARTELAAEPYKLELIGLKGGAGSDDEANVEVGAGQLTIYDNHRQDGTLAWKDLCRGPHVPHTGNIPAFRLMRSAAAYWRGSEKNPQLQRLYGTAWESRDALKNYLTRLEEASRRDHRKLGVELDLFSFPDEIGSGLAVFHPKGGTMRRVMEDYSRRRHEEAGYEFVNTPHITKSNLFETSGHLQWYADGMYPPMQMEGADYYLKPMNCPFHNLIFRSRGRSYRELPLRLFEFGTVYRFEKSGVVHGLTRVRGMTQDDAHIYCTREQMRDELASLLRFVLDLLRDYGLNDFYLELSTKDPEKCVGTDEDWAEATETLREVATAEGLDLVMDPGGAAFYGPKISVQARDAIGRTWQMSTIQLDFNLPKLFELEFQAADGSRQQPIMIHRALFGSVERFFAVLVEHYAGAFPPWLAPVQVVGIPIADAHIEYLQEVAAQLRAHGIRVEVDTADDRMQKKIRNAQKQKVPFMLLAGDEDVAVGAVSFRYRNGEQRNGVPIARAVEEIVAAVRDRVQV